The Leptospirillum ferriphilum region AGGAGGTGTTGGCAATGGTCCGGCGTCTTCGCAGCGCCTTTCCGATGGAGAGAAATTCTCGAAAGTGACGTCAAAGAGACGTTCACGGAGGGTTCTCAAGATTTTCCCAGCGCCGCCCGGTTTGCCAGGTTTGCAGAAAGGAGGAGAACTGGGAGGGAAGGAGGGGAGGGCTGACCAGATACCCCTGTATGCAGTGGTATCCGATCTCCCGAACGAGGCGAAGCTCTCTCGCGTTCTCCACCCCTTCCATGATGACGGCCGCCTGGAATCCCTGCCCGATCTTGAGAATGCTTTCGAGGATTGAGCGATTCCCGGGGTTCTCTGTGATACTCCGAAGGAAAGATTGGTCGACCTTGAGTGTGTCAGGACACAATGTGCGGACCATGGTCAGGGAGGTGTACCCGGTCCCGAAATCATCAAACGCGATATGGACCCCCATCTCCCGGCAGGCACGAACCGTTTTCTGAACTTCTCCGAGATCGCTGACCAGCGTGTTCTCTGTAATTTCCAGTTCCAGTCCCGAAAGGTCTTCAATGCCCCGGACGTCGACCAGATTTTTTAAATCCTGCTCCAGGACCCCGGAGCCAAAATGCCGGGGAGAGATGTTGACCCCGATACGAAAGAACTGTCCTTCCTGTTTCCATTGGAGATGCTGTCGCAGGGCCTCGCCCAAAACCCATCTTCCAAGCTCAATGGACAGGTCATCGTTTTCGATAGTCCCCAGAAAGTCGGCCGGTAACCGGATTCCGTCCGGGTGAAACCACCGGAGAAGGGCTTCCGCTCCGATCAGCACACCCGTCCGGATATCGATCTGGGGCTGATACAAGAGATGAAGGTGTCCGTTTTGAAGCGCCCGGGTCAGTTCCTGTTTCAGGGTTTCCCGGCTACGGAGGCTCTGTTCCATCGACAATTCGTAAAAATGAATCCGGTTTTTTCCCCGGTTTTTCGCGCTATACATCGCAATGTCCGCATGGCGGATGAGATCATCGATGCCGGCATTGTCACGGGGGTAAAGCGTAACGCCTCCGCTGGCCGTCAAGGTGACGGAGTGGCCTTCGATTTCAAAGGGGTGCCGAACCTGTTCCAGAAGGCGATCCATGATGGAAGACAGTTCTTCCAGACCCGTGAGATCGGGAAACAGGATCAGAAATTCGTCGCCGCCCATCCGGCCCACGGAGTCGCTGGTCCGAACGGCTCCAGCCATCCGTCGGGAGACTTCCATCAGGAGAAGGTCGCCCACATGATGTCCCGACAGATCGTTCACGTTTTTGAACCCGTCAAGGTCCAGAAGGAGAATGCCCAGATCCTTCCCTGTTCTGGTCGTCTGACGGAGGGCGTATTCCAGGCGGTCCCGGAGAAGAACCCGGTTGGGAAGCCCGGTCAGTGGATCATGATACGCCAGGAAGGCGATTCTCTCTTCGGATTCCTTGACCCCCGTCAGATCATGAAAAATGCCGATATGGTTTTCAATCCGGCCGTTTTTGTCTTTCCGGGTACTGATCGAAAGCCATTCAGGATAAAGTTCCCCGGATTTTCGCCGGTTCCAGAGCTCCCCCTGCCAGTACCCATTCGCCAGTAATTCATGCCACATGGTCTGATAAAAGAACGCGTCCTGCCGGCCGGAGGAGAGAATCCGCGGGTTTTTGCCTTTGACCTCCTCCTGGCTGTATCCGGTGATTTCCGTGAAGGCCCGGTTTACCAGAACGATCCGGTTCTCGCTGTCGGTAATCAGAATCCCGTCACTGGCCATGTCAAAGACCTTGGAGGCGATTTCACGGTTTTTTTCAAGGATCAGTGTGTCGGTCACGTCGTTCTGAATGCCAAGATAGTGGGTGACGGTGCCATCCGGATCCGTGATGGGGAAGAGGCTGAGTTCGTTCATGAAGGGAGTTCCGTCCATGCGATAATTCCGGATCAAGGTCCGGATTGCTTTTCCGGCTTTGAGGGCCTCCCGGATCTCGGTGCGGGATTTCTGCTCCCGGTCTGCCCCCTGCAAAAAACGACAGTTCTTCCCGACTGTCTCCGCCCGGGAATATCCTGTCAGCCGGAAGAACATGTCATTGGCGAAGATAATCGGAAAATCCGGCTGAAGGGCATCGCAGATGCACAGAGAGGCCGTCGAACTTTCAAATGTCTTCTGGAACACCCGGAGGCGGGACTCGGAGCGGGAGAGTGCCTGGACCAGAAAAGCATTTTCCAGAGAGACACCGTTCTGGGCAAGCAATGTGGAGAGAAAGGGCATGTCCCTGTCCAGGGAAAGTTGATCGCCGGACACCACAAGTTCCACGAAGCCGAGGGCATGGTCCGAAAATCCAAAGACGGGGAGGCGAAGAAGAACGGCTCCTTCCTCCGGAAGAGGGGTGCGCACAATCGTCCGGTCTGTCCGGTTCAGCCGGGAGAAATGTCCGGCGGCTTCTGGATCCTTTTCCCATCGGGTGTTTTGAAAACGTTCGGCGGTCAGAGTGTCCTGATCAAAAAGTCCATAGGAGCACCGGAGGCCACCGGTCAGGGAGAGAGCGGTCCGGCCAAATTCCCGCATGATATCGAGGGGGTCGTGCTTTTTGTTGGTCGAAAGGCTGGAATCAAGAAGCAACGTCAGTTTTTGGCGGGTATTCTCCAGAGCGGCTTCGGCCGCTTTTCTTTTTTGTTCGTTGTCGAGATAGTCCAGGGCAAAGCTGATGTCGAGCGCCATTTCCCGGATCAGACGCTGTTCCGGAGGGCCAAAGTAGGATTTTTCCGAGGCGTAAAGGCTCATGACACCAATGTTTTGTCCGCCCCGGGCGATGGGAACCCCGATGCTCGACTGGAATCCGTGGCGCCTTGCCGCCGCGACCCAGGGGGCGGTGCGGAGATCGTTAAAAAAATCGTGGACGACCTGCATCTTTCCGGTGTGGAAAGCGCGAGCGGCCGGTCCCCGTCCTTCGGGTTTGTCCGGGTGAAGGAAGATTCGGATCTCCCGGAGGTAGCGGGCTCCATCCCCCGACCAGGCCACCGGAAGGAGTTCCTGACGGGCTGGATCGGCCACTCCGATCCAGACAAAGCGAAAGTGGCCGAACTCCGTCGCAATGTGGCAAATTTTTCTGTAGAGGGCGTCCTCGTCGGAAACGCGAAGAATCGCCTGGTTCACCTGGCTCAGGGTGGCATAGAGACTCAGAAGATGGCGGTAGGACTGTGCGCTTTTTTTCCTCACAGGGAGAGGTCCGGGAAGGGGCAAGCCGGGAGGAAGAGGACTGTCGGTCTGATTCCGGAACAGGCATCCATGATCCGGGTCCTCCGGTCATTGGCGGAAAAGGAAGTCATGAAGTGGTCCAACGTGTATCAGAAGCCGAATTCCGAGAGCAGCTTGTCCACCGAATCCTGGGAAAAAGTCGATTCCGAAGGGACACCCTTCAAATCCAGGGCTGCCAAACCGGAAGGGGCTTCCCCGCCAGACGGGGACGGGGTGCATCCCTCCCGTTCAGGCGAAAATTCCATCAGGATGGAGAGAAGGCGTTTTTCGAGATCATTGAGGGTCTGGGTGATCTTCCGGAGGTTCTGGCCCACGAGGTCCTGGAAGACCATCGCTTCGAATCCCTCGAGGATGCGTGTTTCCTGGGAAGCCAGAAGAGACTCGATCGAGGGAATTTCTTGCTGAAGACGCGCGGGGTCCGGACCAGACTGCTGAAGAGTGTTCCGAATGTCCTGATTCGCCTCCAGGGATGCTTCAAGCACGGCCAGAAGGGTGTGTGCAGCTTCTTCCGTCATCCGGGAGACCGTTTCGAGTCCGCCGGATGTGGTGGGCAGATGGTTCTCGACAAGTTTCATGGTGTCCAGCATCGAATCCGATAGGGAGAGGATCTTCTGGATTTCCCGGGCTGTTTTTCCGATTTGTGTCAGAAAATCTTCCGGAAGGCTGTCCGAAGCGGATGAGGTGAGGCTTTCGGAAGAGGACGGCTCCCTGTTTGAGGGCAACACTTTTTCGACGGAGGATCCGTCCGGATCGAGAACAAAAAGTTCCAACCCCTTGATATCCGGTCCGCTGAGACAATGAAATCCGGGCAGGAGGGCCGGAGCGGGGTGAAGACTGTTGTCCTGGATGCGCAGGACTCTTCCCAGTTTTTCAACCGCCAGACCAAAACGATTGCCGGTCGTCGAGCCGATCAGAAGGATCTTGGCGGGAGGCGCTGTCAGGGGGGTGTCCAGAATTTTCCGGAGATCGTGGACGACAATTTTTTCGCCGCCTTCTTCGATGCGTCCAATGACAGAGTCAACCGGATTGTGTTCGGGAATGAGCAAATCAGATGAAAGAATTTTCTGGATATCGTAGAGCCGGATGCCCCAGAGTTTTTTTTCCCGGGTCAGAATCGTCAGAATTTGCACATTTTCTCCCGAATTGTCCTTAATAATCCTTAATAAAATGATCCTACCCAAAGAGTCCGGAAAAAGAAAGAAGCGTCCGGGGCCTATTTTGCAATCGGCGGAAGCGAGAAGGCTCCGGAATAAACAGAGGCTTCCGCCGGAGAACATTGTCCGCTTTTTCCGAGAGGATGAACGGATAGAATCAGATAATGGCTCTCCTTTTGAAGCCGAAAGGTCTGATAGACCGGACAGAATCCGGCCAGAGCCGCCTGAGCCACGAATGAACCGGGATGTGGCGGAGTCCAGTCGAAGGTTCCGTTCTTTTCGATGGAAACCTCCTGCACCGGATTTCCCGCTCCCTGGAAGATCAGGAAGAGGGAGGCCTTCTTCCCCGGAGCGGGCACAAGAAAGCCATGCACCACCAGACGCGTCTTCTTGTGGAGGGATTTTCCGGGGGGGGAGATCCCCACAACGATGGTTCGGGAGGGAGGGCAATGGGTAAAGGTCAGTGCCGGGGCAAGGACCCGGAGATGCACGGGCGGGCTTCCCGGAGGAATGATGAACGTGTTGTCGACCGGACAGGAGGAAACGGGAGCGGCATGAAGAGAATATGTCCCCGGAGGGAGACGGAACCGGAAGTGGCCGGTCAGATCGGTGGCCACTTCAAGGTTGCGACCCGACGGGGATCTCTCCGTGACGTAGAGGGCGGTTTTCGGGACCGTCAGTGTTCCACTCCGGAGGGAGCCCGTCACCAGAATTCCCTTTGGTTCGGGAGAGCGAAGGGCGGATGAGCTACAGGCCGTCTGGAAGAGGAGAACAAGAGCTGACAGAAAGAGAAGCGACCTTGAATGGCCGGTCGCACGCAGAACATCCCCCCGGACTGTCTTCCCGGGGGCAGGGATCTCCATTGACCGCGTTCTGATCAAAAAGAATCTGTTCAGCTTCTTCCCGCACGGTCTCAAGGACATGCTGTGCCGCCTCTCCATGGATGAATTTTTCCTGGACCAGATGTTCGACCCACATTCTGGCCACAACCGATTTTGCTCTGAGATAATCATACGGATCCCGGTCGGTCCATGCCACCTGATGAAAAAAGGAGACGAAATCCGTGCGCGGATCCGGGATGAACCGGGAAACGAGATTGATCGTCCGGGGAAACAGGTCGGGAAGATGACCGCCAAATTCCCATATCTCATCGGTATAAATGCGCTCGCGATAAAGCGCAGGATTACCCCGTGTCCACTCCGGAGCAGGGGTCTTGCCCTCCATAAGGATTTTCAGAAGGAGGAGATCGAGGGATTCGACGGTGGAAACATCCACGGGCGGGAACGGGTTTTGGGGAGATGTCATGACCTGCCCTGCATTATCGTCTTCCAGAGGGGCATTTTGACTCTCCCTGTCCGGATTCCATGAGCGCCGGACGATTTCCCGGAAGGTTCGGAACTCGGAGACAATGGAGGAAATCTCCTTGTTGTCCACTTCCAGTGCGACAGCTTTCAGGGACGGGAGGGGGCAGGTCGCAAGGACTGCGTCGAAAGATTCCCAGAGAACAGACGGAACCGGCGCCCTGTGATCGTCCCAAAACGCCGGATGGAAAGTCTCCTGGAGGGAGAGAAGTCCCCCCACAT contains the following coding sequences:
- a CDS encoding sensor domain-containing phosphodiesterase; protein product: MRKKSAQSYRHLLSLYATLSQVNQAILRVSDEDALYRKICHIATEFGHFRFVWIGVADPARQELLPVAWSGDGARYLREIRIFLHPDKPEGRGPAARAFHTGKMQVVHDFFNDLRTAPWVAAARRHGFQSSIGVPIARGGQNIGVMSLYASEKSYFGPPEQRLIREMALDISFALDYLDNEQKRKAAEAALENTRQKLTLLLDSSLSTNKKHDPLDIMREFGRTALSLTGGLRCSYGLFDQDTLTAERFQNTRWEKDPEAAGHFSRLNRTDRTIVRTPLPEEGAVLLRLPVFGFSDHALGFVELVVSGDQLSLDRDMPFLSTLLAQNGVSLENAFLVQALSRSESRLRVFQKTFESSTASLCICDALQPDFPIIFANDMFFRLTGYSRAETVGKNCRFLQGADREQKSRTEIREALKAGKAIRTLIRNYRMDGTPFMNELSLFPITDPDGTVTHYLGIQNDVTDTLILEKNREIASKVFDMASDGILITDSENRIVLVNRAFTEITGYSQEEVKGKNPRILSSGRQDAFFYQTMWHELLANGYWQGELWNRRKSGELYPEWLSISTRKDKNGRIENHIGIFHDLTGVKESEERIAFLAYHDPLTGLPNRVLLRDRLEYALRQTTRTGKDLGILLLDLDGFKNVNDLSGHHVGDLLLMEVSRRMAGAVRTSDSVGRMGGDEFLILFPDLTGLEELSSIMDRLLEQVRHPFEIEGHSVTLTASGGVTLYPRDNAGIDDLIRHADIAMYSAKNRGKNRIHFYELSMEQSLRSRETLKQELTRALQNGHLHLLYQPQIDIRTGVLIGAEALLRWFHPDGIRLPADFLGTIENDDLSIELGRWVLGEALRQHLQWKQEGQFFRIGVNISPRHFGSGVLEQDLKNLVDVRGIEDLSGLELEITENTLVSDLGEVQKTVRACREMGVHIAFDDFGTGYTSLTMVRTLCPDTLKVDQSFLRSITENPGNRSILESILKIGQGFQAAVIMEGVENARELRLVREIGYHCIQGYLVSPPLLPSQFSSFLQTWQTGRRWENLENPP
- a CDS encoding protein phosphatase CheZ; translated protein: MQILTILTREKKLWGIRLYDIQKILSSDLLIPEHNPVDSVIGRIEEGGEKIVVHDLRKILDTPLTAPPAKILLIGSTTGNRFGLAVEKLGRVLRIQDNSLHPAPALLPGFHCLSGPDIKGLELFVLDPDGSSVEKVLPSNREPSSSESLTSSASDSLPEDFLTQIGKTAREIQKILSLSDSMLDTMKLVENHLPTTSGGLETVSRMTEEAAHTLLAVLEASLEANQDIRNTLQQSGPDPARLQQEIPSIESLLASQETRILEGFEAMVFQDLVGQNLRKITQTLNDLEKRLLSILMEFSPEREGCTPSPSGGEAPSGLAALDLKGVPSESTFSQDSVDKLLSEFGF
- a CDS encoding carboxypeptidase-like regulatory domain-containing protein: MEIPAPGKTVRGDVLRATGHSRSLLFLSALVLLFQTACSSSALRSPEPKGILVTGSLRSGTLTVPKTALYVTERSPSGRNLEVATDLTGHFRFRLPPGTYSLHAAPVSSCPVDNTFIIPPGSPPVHLRVLAPALTFTHCPPSRTIVVGISPPGKSLHKKTRLVVHGFLVPAPGKKASLFLIFQGAGNPVQEVSIEKNGTFDWTPPHPGSFVAQAALAGFCPVYQTFRLQKESHYLILSVHPLGKSGQCSPAEASVYSGAFSLPPIAK
- a CDS encoding DUF692 family multinuclear iron-containing protein, with amino-acid sequence MRSSPDSLPCLGTGLSTDLYFPPLDDLLDTLEKNALQPDFVEVFRGRTEDLKRAREHIVPPAIPMTYHGDALWYTDPAFENDPAYRRETCRANRHLDVTGSPWMIHECARKAVSGRTFGYYVPPVLEPSVARIIRQNSLLLASRLEGRTLLIEIPPFPFFSLGQLPCGEFFQRILERTPLGMGLDIGHALTAFCLEQPVFSPTRFADWIRNTFPLEHIVEIHVGGLLSLQETFHPAFWDDHRAPVPSVLWESFDAVLATCPLPSLKAVALEVDNKEISSIVSEFRTFREIVRRSWNPDRESQNAPLEDDNAGQVMTSPQNPFPPVDVSTVESLDLLLLKILMEGKTPAPEWTRGNPALYRERIYTDEIWEFGGHLPDLFPRTINLVSRFIPDPRTDFVSFFHQVAWTDRDPYDYLRAKSVVARMWVEHLVQEKFIHGEAAQHVLETVREEAEQILFDQNAVNGDPCPREDSPGGCSACDRPFKVASLSVSSCSPLPDGL